The following proteins are encoded in a genomic region of Brachypodium distachyon strain Bd21 chromosome 1, Brachypodium_distachyon_v3.0, whole genome shotgun sequence:
- the LOC100837607 gene encoding plant intracellular Ras-group-related LRR protein 7 produces the protein MGCCTSRSSDSPASRVTRWRSTGIVALRDARLKVVPNEVLQVGNSLRTLDLTNNKIVEIPQEIGKIVNMQRLVLAGNLIEIIPADIGYLRNLKILTLDRNRITILPEELGSLSNLQQLTISQNSLLCLPKSVGDLRNMLLLNVSDNKLNAFPESIGGCNSLEELQANGNSIEDLPSSICNLVCLKSISLNRNKIRQLPQGLLKDCKALQNISLHDNPISMDQFQQMDGFEEFEARRRKKFDKQIDSNVMMSSTALDEGVDLR, from the exons ATGGGCTGCTGCACTAGCCGGAGTTCCGATTCGCCGGCCAGCCGCGTTAcgcgctggcgctccaccgGGATCGTCGCCCTCCGGGACGCCAGATTGAAG GTAGTACCAAATGAAGTTCTACAAGTGGGAAATTCCCTGAGAACTCTGGATTTGACAAACAACAAGATAG TTGAGATTCCCCAGGAAATTGGCAAAATTGTGAATATGCAAAGACTT GTTTTGGCTGGTAATTTGATTGAAATCATACCGGCTGATATTGGATACCTGCGGAACCTGAAAATCCTCACGCTTGACAGAAATAGGATCACTATCTTGCCAGAAGAAT TGGGTTCTCTATCGAATCTCCAACAACTAACAATTTCTCAGAATTCCTTACTGTGCCTGCCTAAAAGTGTAGGAGATTTGCGCAAT ATGTTGCTACTCAATGTATCTGATAACAAACTAAATGCCTTTCCAGAATCAATTGGGGGTTGCAACTCCCTGGAAGAATTGCAGGCAAATG GAAATTCAATCGAAGATCTGCCTTCATCAATTTGCAACCTTGTGTGCCTCAAATCTATATCATTGAATAGAAACAAAATTCGTCAG CTTCCCCAAGGCCTACTGAAAGATTGCAAGGCTCTTCAGAACATATCACTGCACGACAATCCAATCTCAATGGACCAGTTCCAGCAA ATGGATGGATTCGAGGAATTTGAAGCACGCAGAAGGAAGAAATTTGACAAGCAGATTGACTCGAATGTCATGATGAGCTCAACAGCCCTGGATGAAGGCGTTGATTTGCGCTAg
- the LOC100824466 gene encoding scopoletin glucosyltransferase, whose translation MRQSDDDAVAAPRMYFIPFPTPGHALPMSDLARLFASRGADATLVLTHGNAARLGAPVARAAAAGLRIRIHGLTLPADAAGLKGGHESADDLPTREAAGPFAVAVDLLAPLFADLLRSQPADAVVFDGVLPWAATAAPELGIPRYAFTGTGCFALSVQRSLLLHSPQEAVGSSEHEPFLVPGLPDEVRLTRSRLAEATLPGAVSREFLNRMFDGERATAGWVVNSFSGLEERYVAHYERETRKPVFAVGPVCLINSDGDDALDRGGRRGEAAARVLRWLDGKPARSVVYACFGSLTRFPREQVAELGAGLANSGASFVWVVGEHTDMAALVPEDEERGLVVRGWAPQVAILRHAAVRCFVTHCGWGAVTEAAAAGVPVVAWPVFAEQFYNEALVVGVVGTGVGAGAERGYVWGAEETGGVVVGRETLAEKVRAAMADEGLRRRAGEMGERARRAVEDGGSSYQAVGALLEDVRRRRRSRGGRGG comes from the coding sequence ATGCGGCAGTCGGATGATgacgcggtggcggcgccgcgcaTGTACTTCATCCCGTTCCCGACGCCAGGCCACGCGCTGCCGATGTCGGACCTGGCCCGCCTCTTCGCGTCCCGGGGCGCCGACGCCACGCTCGTCCTGACCCACGGCAACGCCGCCAGGCTCGGGGCGCCCGTGgcgcgtgccgccgccgcgggcctcCGCATCCGCATCCACGGGCTCACCCTCCCCGcggacgccgcggggctcaaGGGCGGGCACGAGAGCGCCGACGACCTGCCGACCCGCGAGGCCGCGGGGCCCTTCGCGGTCGCCGTGGACCTCCTGGCCCCGCTCTtcgccgacctcctccggAGCCAACCAGCCGACGCGGTCGTGTTCGACGGCGTCCTCCCGTGGGCCGCCACCGCGGCGCCCGAGCTCGGCATCCCGCGGTACGCCTTCACGGGTACCGGCTGCTTCGCGCTCTCCGTGCAGcggtccctcctcctccactcccCGCAGGAAGCCGTGGGCTCGTCGGAACACGAGCCGTTCCTGGTCCCTGGGCTCCCTGACGAGGTGCGGCTGACGCGGTCGAGGCTGGCGGAGGCGACGCTCCCGGGCGCCGTGTCGCGGGAGTTCCTGAACCGGATGTTCGACGGGGAGCGCGCCACGGCCGGGTGGGTGGTCAACTCGTTCTCCGGCCTCGAGGAGCGCTACGTCGCGCACTACGAGAGGGAGACCCGGAAGCCGGTGTTCGCCGTGGGACCCGTCTGCCTTATAAACAGCGACGGTGACGACGCCCTGgaccgcggcggccgccggggggaggcggcggcgcgcgtgcTGAGGTGGCTGGACGGGAAGCCCGCGCGGTCGGTGGTGTACGCCTGCTTCGGGAGCCTGACCCGGTTCCCGCGGGAGCAGGTGGCCGAGCTCGGGGCCGGGCTGGCGAACTCCGGCGCCAGCTTCGTGTGGGTCGTGGGGGAGCACACGGACATGGCCGCCTTGGTCCCCGAGGACGAAGAAAGAGGGCTGGTGGTGAGGGGGTGGGCGCCGCAGGTGGCGATCCTGAGGCACGCGGCGGTGCGGTGCTTCGTGACGCACTGCGGGTGGGGCGCGgtgacggaggcggcggcggcgggggtgccCGTGGTGGCGTGGCCGGTCTTCGCGGAGCAGTTCTACAACGAGGCCCTGGTGGTGGGGGTTGTCGGCACGGGCGTCGGGGCCGGGGCGGAGAGAGGGTACGTGTGGGGAGCGGAGGAGACGGgcggggtggtggtgggcagGGAGACGCTGGCGGAGAAGGTccgcgcggccatggcggacgAGGGGCTGAGAAGGAGGGCGGGGGAGATGGGAGAGCGAGCGCGGAGGGCGGTGGAGGACGGAGGGTCGTCGTACCAGGCCGTCGGCGCACTGCTGGAGGAtgtgcggcgacggcgccggagccggggcGGGCGCGGGGGGTAA
- the LOC112271140 gene encoding uncharacterized protein LOC112271140 yields MSRPESDFKNRLMHVLGKPFSQEEYDKLVGWATIRTPTMKERWTLQGVKFYLSAHEVNKSYFDRYPDLEEQVKSTSYPNQLALLRGFSFWLKNLSHEDQFRPWRDDFLQYNVVPIE; encoded by the exons ATGTCGAGGCCAGAATCAGATTTCAAGAATAGGTTGATGCACGTTCTTGGCAAACCATTTAGCCAGGAAGAATATGATAAGCTGGTTGGCTGGGCTACTATTCGCACTCCGACAATGAAGGAACGGTGGACACTCCAAGGTGTGAAGTTCTACCTCTCTGCTCATGAAGTGAACAAATCATATTTTGATCGTTACCCAG ATCTCGAGGAACAAGTAAAAAGCACCAGCTATCCCAATCAATTAGCTCTGTTACGTGGTTTTTCCTTCTGGTTGAAG AATTTATCTCATGAAGACCAATTCAGGCCATGGAGGGATGATTTCCTGCAGTACAACGTTGTTCCTATCGAATGA
- the LOC100837917 gene encoding probable leucine-rich repeat receptor-like protein kinase At1g35710, with the protein MAAASFARSLPLLFLVLLLAGAARGKTVKRDVKALNEIKSSLGWRVVYSWVGDDPCGHGDLPPWSGVTCSQQGDYRVVTELEVYAVSIVGPFPTAVTNLLDLKKLDLHNNKLTGPIPPQIGRLRHLKILNLRWNKLQDVLPPEIGELKKLTHLYLSFNNFKGEIPVELANLPELRYLYLHQNRFTGRIPPELGTLNHLRHLDVGSNHLIGTLRDVIGIGNGFPSLRNLYVNNNQLIGVLPDQIANLTNLEILHLSNNRLIGSISPRLVHIPRLTYLYLDNNNFIGRIPEGLYKHPFLKELYIEGNQFRPGTRSKGMHKVLELPEADILV; encoded by the exons ATGGCCGCGGCGTCGTTCGCCCGCTCCTtacccctcctcttcctcgtcctcctcctggccggcgccgcgcggGGCAAAACGGTGAAGAGGGACG TGAAAGCATTGAATGAGATCAAGTCTTCACTAGGCTGGAGAGTTGTATACTCATGGGTTGGGGATGACCCTTGTGGGCACGGTGACCTCCCCCCTTGGTCCGGTGTGACATGTTCTCAGCAAGGGGATTACAGAGTTGTGACCGAACT GGAAGTCTATGCTGTATCAATTGTTGGTCCTTTCCCTACAGCAGTAACAAATCTGCTGGacttaaaaaaatt GGATCTCCACAATAATAAGTTGACGGGGCCAATACCTCCACAGATTGGACGGTTGAGACACCTCAAGATATT GAACCTGAGGTGGAATAAGCTTCAAGATGTGCTTCCGCCTGAAATTGGTGAACTAAAGAAACTGACACACTT GTATTTGAGCTTCAACAACTTCAAAGGTGAAATTCCTGTGGAGCTTGCAAACCTACCAGAACTGCGCTATCTCTATCTTCATCAGAACCGCTTTACTGGACGGATCCCCCCTGAGCTTGGAACTCTAAATCACCTCCGGCACCT TGATGTTGGTAGCAACCACTTAATAGGCACTCTGAGGGATGTCATTGGAATTGGGAATGGCTTCCCCTCCTTGAGAAACCT ATATGTTAACAATAATCAATTGATTGGAGTGCTGCCAGATCAGATTGCAAATTTGACCAACCTTGAGATCTT GCACTTGTCCAATAATAGGCTGATTGGATCGATATCACCAAGGCTAGTTCATATTCCAAGACTGACATATTT GTACTTGGACAATAACAACTTCATTGGAAGGATTCCGGAAGGATTATACAAGCATCCATTTTTGAAGGAGCT GTACATTGAAGGGAACCAGTTTAGACCAGGCACCAGGTCAAAAGGAATGCACAAGGTGCTTGAATTACCTGAGGCTGACATTCTAGTTTAG
- the LOC100838219 gene encoding probable galacturonosyltransferase 14: protein MQLRISPSMRSITISSSNGVVDSMKVRVAPQPPPPLALPGAGAGRRGGGGGGGGAGWYCRAVAFPAVVALGCLLPFAFILAAVPALEAGGSKCSSIDCLGRRIGPSLLGRHGGDSTRLVQDLYRIFDQVNNEEPTSDKKLPESFREFLLEMKDNHYDARTFAVRLKAMMKSMNKEIKRSRLAEQLYKHYASTAIPKGIHCLSLRLTDEYSSNAHARKQLPPPELLPLLSDNSFQHYILASDNILAASVVVSSTVRSSSVPEKVVFHVITDKKTYPGMHSWFALNSISPAIVEVKGVHQFDWLTRENVPVLEAIENHRGVRNHYHGDHGTVSSASDNPRVLASKLQARSPKYISLLNHLRIYLPELFPSLNKVVFLDDDIVVQRDLSPLWEIDLEGKVNGAVETCRGEDNWVMSKRFRTYFNFSHPVIDQSLDPDECAWAYGMNIFDLEAWKKTNIRDTYHFWLKENLKSGLTLWKFGTLPPALIAFRGHVHGIDPSWHMLGLGYQERTDIESVKRAAVVHYNGQCKPWLDIAFKNLQPFWTKHVNYSNDFIRNCHILEPQYDR from the exons ATGCAGCTGCGGATCTCGCCGAGCATGCGCAGCATCACCATCTCGAGCAGCAATGGCGTCGTCGACTCCATGAAGGTGCGCGTTGCGCCGCAGCCGCCCCCGCCACTCGCGCTGCCgggggcgggcgcgggacggcgcggcggcggcggcggcggagggggcgcGGGCTGGTACTGCCGCGCGGTCGCCTTCCCGGCCGTGGTGGCGCTCGGCTGCCTCCTGCCCTTCGccttcatcctcgccgccgtgccggcgctcgaggccggcggcagcaagTGCTCCTCTATCG ATTGCTTGGGGAGGCGAATAGGTCCTAGTTTGCTTGGTAGGCATGGGGGTGATTCTACA AGGCTGGTGCAAGATCTGTACAGAATTTTCGATCAAGTTAACAATGAGGAACCCACTTCTGATAAAAAGTTACCAGAGTCATTCAGGGAGTTTCTTTTGGAGATGAAGGATAACCATTATGATGCTAGGACATTTGCTGTCAGGTTGAAGGCTATG atgAAAAGCATGAATAAGGAGATAAAGAGGTCAAGGTTGGCAGAACAGCTGTATAAACATTACGCTTCAACTGCTATTCCCAAAGGAATCCATTGCCTGTCTCTGCGCCTTACTGATGAATACTCCTCAAATGCTCACGCACGGAAACAATTGCCGCCACCTGAACTTTTACCCTTGCTTTCTGATAATTCCTTCCAACATTATATTCTAGCTAGTGATAACATCCTTGCAGCTTCAGTTGTTGTCAGCTCAACTGTACGGTCTTCCTCGGTACCTGAGAAAGTAGTTTTCCATGTTATCACTGATAAGAAAACATATCCAGGAATGCATTCATGGTTTGCTCTTAATTCTATATCACCTGCAATAGTTGAAGTGAAAGGCGTTCACCAGTTTGACTGGTTGACCAGAGAAAATGTTCCAGTACTAGAGGCTATAGAAAACCACCGCGGAGTCAGAAACCACTATCACGGGGATCATGGAACAGTTTCCAGTGCAAGTGACAATCCGAGGGTGCTAGCATCAAAGCTACAAGCTCGAAGCCCCAAATACATATCCCTGCTTAATCATCTCCGCATTTATTTGCCCGAG CTCTTTCCAAGTCTCAACAAGGTGGTTTTCCTTGATGACGACATTGTTGTTCAGCGTGATTTGTCTCCTCTTTGGGAGATTGATCTTGAAGGGAAGGTGAATGGGGCTGTGGAGACGTGCAGAGGCGAAGACAACTGGGTGATGTCTAAGCGCTTCAGGACATATTTCAACTTCTCTCACCCTGTGATAGATCAAAGTCTTGACCCAGATGAATGTGCATGGGCATATGGGATGAATATCTTTGATCTGGAAGCTTGGAAGAAGACAAACATTAGGGATACATACCATTTCTGGTTGAAGGAG AATCTGAAATCTGGTCTTACTCTCTGGAAATTTGGTACTTTACCACCTGCCCTGATAGCATTCAGGGGTCATGTCCATGGTATTGACCCATCTTGGCACATGCTTGGCTTAGGATACCAAGAACGCACGGACATTGAAAGTGTTAAGAGGGCTGCAGTGGTCCACTACAATGGTCAGTGCAAGCCATGGCTAGACATTGCTTTCAAAAACCTACAACCCTTTTGGACGAAGCACGTAAATTACTCCAATGACTTCATTAGAAACTGCCATATTTTGGAGCCCCAGTATGACAGATAG